A stretch of Kyrpidia spormannii DNA encodes these proteins:
- a CDS encoding substrate-binding periplasmic protein, with the protein MAAGMFSIAALLSLTACGASSSPQGSGTGDLLDKVKSSKVLSVAVASFPPLEYQDPATQQWSGVDIDILSKFASTLGAKLEVHSMAFPATIQSVASKRDDITANIFKTPEREDVLTFSNPVIKYVEGIIVNSDFPRIPAATVEGLQGKKIATATGTAEQAFVPRIPGAVNQSYNSVNEAFLALSSGRVDATFQPVMYAEWAVKKNPSLHIKVLGPVPESITGKGNQAPAGYYGVAKGDYSKRFLDELNKFLVQEQSNGGLKQILEKYGLTDPSYLAGLGNQSGS; encoded by the coding sequence ATGGCTGCGGGCATGTTCAGCATAGCGGCTCTCCTCTCGCTGACTGCCTGTGGTGCCTCCAGTTCGCCGCAGGGCTCGGGGACAGGGGATCTGCTCGATAAGGTGAAGTCGTCCAAGGTTTTGAGCGTGGCAGTGGCCAGCTTTCCACCCTTGGAGTATCAGGATCCGGCAACTCAGCAGTGGTCCGGCGTGGATATTGACATCCTCAGCAAATTCGCTTCGACACTGGGGGCAAAACTGGAGGTTCATTCCATGGCTTTTCCTGCCACCATCCAGTCGGTGGCCTCGAAGCGAGATGACATCACTGCGAACATCTTTAAAACGCCGGAGCGCGAAGATGTGCTGACTTTCTCGAATCCTGTGATTAAATATGTAGAAGGAATTATTGTAAATTCCGACTTTCCGCGAATTCCGGCGGCCACGGTGGAAGGGCTACAGGGGAAAAAGATCGCCACCGCCACCGGCACGGCTGAACAGGCCTTCGTCCCGAGGATTCCCGGAGCGGTGAATCAGTCCTACAACAGTGTCAACGAAGCGTTTCTTGCCCTGTCTTCCGGGCGGGTGGACGCGACGTTTCAACCGGTGATGTACGCCGAGTGGGCGGTGAAAAAGAATCCTTCTTTGCACATTAAGGTTCTGGGACCCGTTCCGGAATCGATTACAGGAAAGGGGAACCAGGCACCGGCCGGGTACTATGGCGTGGCGAAGGGAGATTATTCGAAGCGATTTTTGGATGAACTCAACAAGTTTCTGGTTCAAGAACAATCGAATGGAGGCTTGAAACAAATTCTTGAAAAATACGGCTTGACGGATCCTTCGTATCTCGCAGGACTAGGAAATCAGTCAGGAAGTTGA
- a CDS encoding cupin domain-containing protein gives MEHHRFQMAEELTRRVAQGGPARVIQLSLPAGRVLDKHRVDAHLLAFVLRGRVVFEAFEPGGGPLTLGPAEMIAVGPGVPHRVESLEDAVLALVLVPPRVGEK, from the coding sequence ATGGAACACCATCGTTTTCAAATGGCCGAGGAGCTCACCAGGCGAGTCGCCCAAGGCGGACCGGCCCGGGTGATACAACTCAGCTTGCCCGCCGGACGAGTTTTAGACAAACACCGGGTGGATGCTCACTTGCTCGCCTTTGTTCTGCGGGGCCGAGTGGTTTTTGAGGCTTTTGAACCGGGGGGAGGGCCGCTGACACTGGGGCCGGCCGAAATGATCGCCGTCGGACCCGGAGTGCCGCACCGCGTGGAGTCCTTGGAAGACGCAGTACTCGCTCTGGTTCTCGTACCTCCCCGGGTCGGAGAAAAGTGA
- a CDS encoding FeoB-associated Cys-rich membrane protein produces the protein MVYIVIAAVLGYAAWQLVRLFHRTRSGGCAAGCDQCNGCALGQSAGQFQNSARKSFIQLDEIPLDPGKRE, from the coding sequence ATGGTCTATATCGTGATCGCCGCCGTCCTTGGATATGCGGCCTGGCAGTTGGTCCGCCTCTTTCACCGGACCCGCTCCGGTGGATGCGCCGCAGGATGTGACCAGTGCAACGGCTGCGCCCTTGGCCAAAGTGCGGGCCAATTTCAAAACAGCGCTCGGAAATCTTTTATTCAGCTCGATGAAATCCCCCTTGACCCGGGCAAACGGGAGTAA
- a CDS encoding amino acid ABC transporter permease produces MQSLFGLWQRYGESFLHGMLVTLELTVASLVVGLVVGGVLAFMRMSKIAPLRAIGAVYVEIVRSTPVIVELFFVYYSLAQIGIIIPGVEAAVIVLGGFYGALYSEIFRSGLMSVDFGQREAAEALGLRRRTTLLRVIVPQSLLAILPPGTSAAIDLVKDTALVITIGVGELMYQAYQAGSETFQYTNVFLIAGVLYFIVCYGLSLTVRRWERRVKAAGA; encoded by the coding sequence ATGCAATCGCTTTTCGGGCTTTGGCAGCGTTACGGGGAATCTTTTTTGCACGGCATGCTGGTCACCTTGGAGTTAACGGTGGCCTCCCTGGTCGTCGGGCTGGTGGTGGGCGGGGTCCTGGCCTTCATGAGGATGAGCAAGATCGCTCCCCTCCGGGCGATCGGGGCCGTGTATGTAGAAATCGTCCGGTCGACGCCGGTGATTGTGGAGTTGTTCTTTGTCTATTACAGCTTGGCACAGATCGGGATTATCATTCCGGGCGTTGAAGCGGCGGTGATCGTACTGGGGGGATTTTATGGGGCGCTGTATTCCGAGATCTTTCGCAGCGGCCTCATGAGCGTGGATTTCGGTCAGCGCGAAGCCGCCGAGGCTTTGGGACTCCGCCGGAGAACCACGCTGTTGCGGGTGATCGTCCCCCAGTCCCTCCTCGCGATCTTGCCGCCGGGCACCAGTGCGGCGATCGATTTGGTGAAAGACACGGCCTTGGTGATCACCATCGGGGTGGGGGAACTCATGTATCAAGCGTACCAGGCGGGCAGCGAAACCTTTCAGTATACGAACGTCTTTTTGATCGCTGGGGTGCTGTATTTTATCGTCTGCTATGGATTGTCCCTGACAGTAAGGAGGTGGGAGCGCCGTGTCAAGGCAGCGGGTGCTTGA
- a CDS encoding glycosyltransferase family 2 protein, whose product MRGPMVPPHEEMRRALEEKDWIKVERLGFKALRADPADTTAWEILGEALLRQGYGTSARKAFRRAYLFHPQKQLARWNAPAEEGDPILDNGRSHPLVEQLLAWPRVPTVAAVIVAKNESRSIGRCLESLKGAVDEILVVDTGSTDDTAAVAETFPGVRVLFYAWNDDFAAARNFGLDNIAADWVLWIDADEWVHPDDKPLIREAAAMLDAVTPTPVLHPMIINRLGSTTSIAMNVPRLFPRRGDLRFHGRIHEQIAPVKGNRYTDLRTRDYLVTIRILHDGYDPANTDIRAKLQRNIRLLNQMVQEEPADPTWLMYLGREVLSAGDVKKGTSLLLAAEERAKTTPGFGALLEIQRLLVQAYLFQSAYDEAERVAERMQETDPQFPDSHYYLAHVRVEKAKQLLQAAEEDLRRLRAQGDNYAGLVNLDADIHAWKADLLQANICGLTGRIAEAKARYTDLYGQCPGYDEAIAQQIALIHQQARQILQPDNPPQNR is encoded by the coding sequence ATGCGGGGGCCGATGGTTCCGCCTCATGAGGAAATGCGCCGGGCGCTGGAGGAGAAAGACTGGATCAAAGTCGAGCGACTCGGATTCAAGGCACTCCGGGCTGACCCGGCGGATACGACGGCATGGGAGATCCTGGGGGAAGCCCTGTTGCGCCAAGGATACGGCACCTCCGCACGAAAGGCGTTTCGCAGGGCTTACTTGTTTCATCCGCAAAAACAACTGGCCCGCTGGAATGCTCCGGCTGAAGAAGGAGACCCGATCTTGGATAACGGTCGCAGTCACCCTCTCGTGGAGCAACTTTTGGCCTGGCCGCGGGTTCCGACGGTTGCGGCGGTGATTGTGGCGAAGAATGAGTCCCGGAGCATCGGCCGTTGCCTGGAAAGTTTGAAGGGGGCGGTGGACGAAATCCTGGTGGTGGATACGGGTTCCACCGATGATACGGCCGCTGTTGCCGAGACTTTTCCGGGCGTGCGGGTCCTGTTTTATGCGTGGAACGATGATTTTGCCGCAGCGCGGAATTTTGGCCTTGACAACATTGCTGCCGATTGGGTGCTTTGGATCGATGCCGACGAATGGGTGCACCCCGATGATAAACCGTTGATCCGGGAAGCTGCTGCCATGCTGGATGCCGTCACCCCAACCCCGGTTCTTCATCCGATGATTATCAACCGCCTGGGCTCCACGACTTCCATCGCCATGAACGTTCCCCGCCTGTTCCCCCGGCGAGGGGATCTGCGCTTTCACGGTCGGATTCACGAACAGATTGCTCCTGTGAAAGGCAACCGCTACACAGACTTGAGAACCCGGGACTACCTGGTGACGATTCGAATCCTGCACGACGGCTACGATCCGGCAAATACAGATATTCGCGCCAAGCTGCAGAGGAATATTCGCCTCTTGAACCAAATGGTGCAAGAAGAACCCGCAGACCCGACCTGGTTGATGTACCTGGGGCGGGAAGTCCTTTCCGCCGGCGACGTTAAAAAAGGGACGAGCCTTCTCCTGGCTGCGGAGGAACGGGCCAAGACCACGCCGGGATTCGGGGCGCTTCTGGAGATCCAGAGGTTGTTGGTTCAGGCGTATCTGTTTCAGTCCGCCTACGACGAAGCGGAGAGGGTGGCCGAGCGGATGCAGGAAACAGACCCCCAGTTTCCGGATTCGCACTACTACTTGGCCCATGTTCGGGTGGAAAAGGCGAAGCAGCTTCTCCAGGCTGCCGAAGAGGATCTGCGCCGCCTTCGGGCCCAAGGGGACAACTACGCCGGGTTGGTCAACTTAGATGCGGATATTCACGCCTGGAAAGCCGATCTCCTCCAGGCGAACATATGCGGGCTGACCGGGCGGATCGCCGAGGCGAAGGCCCGGTACACAGATTTGTACGGCCAGTGCCCGGGTTACGATGAAGCCATTGCCCAGCAGATCGCCCTCATTCACCAGCAGGCCCGACAGATCCTGCAGCCCGATAATCCTCCCCAGAATCGGTGA
- a CDS encoding mechanosensitive ion channel family protein, translated as MKAFYAQILQLDPILWRAVFSLLVVGAALVFQKVFGKLVVRTLMRFARKTSNTYDDGLLAALEKPLRWFLVGVGLYLAVLIFYEPQPRWLGQALHTFIIIVVAHALFQVTPLFLHLGGHLRVQFDRIVAPFLTRVIRFFIVALAVMMVAQEWGFQVSSFLAGLGLGGLALALAAKDSLANLFAGFVIITERPFSIGDWIKTPSVEGTVEDITFRSTKVRTFAQALVTVPNSLLAGEPITNWARMGKRQVSFHLGLSYRTPRKKLEQCVKEIRALLHEHPETHNETILVNFDQFGASSLDIFVYYFTTTTVWSEYLQVKEEINLKIMEILERHGVEIAFPSQSVYFETPLQMKLPDPEESSSTPSPDVSSTSVDPSEAESTEERRTPLRG; from the coding sequence ATGAAAGCCTTCTATGCGCAGATCCTTCAATTGGACCCTATCCTGTGGCGAGCCGTTTTCAGCCTACTCGTTGTAGGTGCAGCTTTAGTTTTTCAGAAGGTGTTCGGCAAACTCGTTGTCCGCACGCTGATGAGATTCGCCCGAAAGACCAGCAACACGTATGATGATGGTCTGCTTGCGGCTTTGGAAAAGCCTCTCCGATGGTTTTTGGTGGGGGTGGGGCTCTACCTGGCCGTTCTGATTTTTTATGAACCGCAACCTCGCTGGCTCGGTCAAGCCCTTCATACGTTCATCATCATTGTCGTGGCCCACGCATTGTTTCAGGTGACACCGTTGTTCTTGCATCTGGGCGGACACCTTCGCGTCCAGTTCGACCGAATTGTCGCACCTTTTTTAACCCGGGTGATTCGTTTTTTCATTGTGGCCCTGGCGGTCATGATGGTCGCCCAAGAGTGGGGATTTCAGGTAAGCAGCTTTCTGGCGGGGCTGGGATTGGGAGGGCTCGCTCTGGCGTTGGCAGCCAAAGACTCCCTGGCCAACCTTTTTGCCGGGTTTGTGATCATTACAGAGCGGCCCTTCAGCATCGGGGATTGGATTAAGACGCCTTCCGTAGAAGGAACGGTGGAGGACATCACCTTTCGGAGCACGAAGGTCCGCACTTTTGCCCAGGCGCTGGTCACTGTACCCAACTCCTTGTTAGCCGGTGAGCCCATTACCAACTGGGCTCGGATGGGGAAGCGCCAGGTGAGCTTTCATCTCGGCCTATCCTATCGAACCCCCAGAAAGAAACTGGAACAATGTGTGAAGGAGATTCGCGCCTTATTGCACGAGCATCCCGAAACCCACAATGAAACGATCTTGGTGAACTTTGACCAGTTCGGGGCGAGCAGTTTGGATATCTTTGTGTACTATTTCACCACAACCACCGTTTGGTCCGAGTATTTGCAGGTAAAAGAGGAAATCAATTTGAAGATCATGGAAATTCTCGAACGCCACGGAGTGGAGATCGCCTTCCCATCGCAATCGGTGTATTTTGAGACGCCACTCCAGATGAAACTGCCGGACCCCGAGGAATCTTCCTCCACTCCCTCCCCCGATGTCTCCTCTACATCGGTAGATCCCTCCGAGGCAGAGAGCACAGAAGAAAGGCGTACTCCCCTGCGGGGATAG
- the feoB gene encoding ferrous iron transport protein B: MKSAQQPAEVRGPVALSTIALAGNPNTGKTSLFNLLTGTRQYVGNWPGVTVEKKEGLCKDLPGCWVVDLPGTYSLAARSPEERVAVEYLLYQGPSAVVNVVDASSLERHLYFTAQLLEMGLPVVVVLNMMDTAAARGFNIDVSLLEQRLGAPVVPMTARRGIGKEQLIRRLQSEVTPAAFVLPYPRSVAAVVARAEAALAALPEPLAGRRRALAVMALEGNPAVIAALEQALPPTAVATLANLRKEFTESGERIRQARHEWAAQTAREVVASGGQLQGERTWSDRLDRWLLHPILGVPLFLAVLFLLFQVTFSWVGTPLSDAMDSAISGPIAAGLQAALEAMGSPGWFTDLMIQGILGGVGAVLVFIPQIAVLFLGLSFLEDSGYMARAAVITDRVMQAVGLGGRSFIPMVLGFGCNVPAIMATRTLEDPRARLVTVLAIPFMSCSARLSVYALLVPAFFARHQAEVVFLLYLVGVAAALGTAWLLGRLVGTGDSLFVMELPPYHAPTARNLTLHTWDKVKGFLRKAGTIIFSVSVLLWFLGRFSFQGTVPVEHSFLAGLGGWIAPLFAPMDFATWQAGVALITGFLAKELVVATMGVAYGAGEAAGGLTALLQGAFTPASALAFLFFVLLYTPCLSTVAVIRRETGSWKWTAASVVYSVSLAWVVSLGVYHIARWWI, encoded by the coding sequence GTGAAATCCGCGCAGCAGCCTGCGGAGGTTCGCGGCCCGGTGGCTCTCTCCACCATTGCCCTGGCGGGGAATCCCAACACCGGGAAAACCTCACTGTTCAACCTTTTGACAGGAACCCGCCAGTACGTCGGGAACTGGCCCGGGGTGACGGTGGAGAAAAAAGAGGGCCTGTGCAAAGATTTGCCGGGATGTTGGGTGGTGGACCTGCCGGGAACGTACAGCCTCGCAGCCCGGTCCCCGGAGGAGCGGGTGGCGGTGGAATACCTGTTGTACCAAGGTCCTTCGGCGGTCGTCAACGTGGTGGACGCCTCAAGTTTAGAACGACATTTGTATTTTACTGCCCAGCTGTTGGAGATGGGGTTGCCCGTGGTGGTCGTCCTCAACATGATGGACACGGCGGCCGCCCGGGGTTTCAACATCGACGTTTCTCTGCTGGAACAGCGCCTGGGGGCCCCTGTGGTGCCAATGACCGCCCGGCGGGGGATTGGAAAAGAGCAGTTGATTCGTCGCCTACAGAGCGAAGTCACGCCTGCTGCCTTCGTCCTGCCCTACCCGCGGTCTGTGGCAGCGGTGGTGGCCCGGGCGGAAGCCGCCCTGGCGGCCCTGCCAGAACCTTTGGCCGGACGCCGCCGGGCCCTGGCCGTCATGGCCCTGGAAGGAAACCCAGCCGTAATAGCGGCTTTGGAACAGGCGCTGCCCCCGACCGCGGTGGCAACCCTGGCGAACCTTCGCAAGGAGTTTACAGAGAGCGGAGAGCGAATCCGCCAGGCCCGGCACGAATGGGCGGCCCAGACGGCCCGGGAAGTCGTGGCAAGCGGGGGACAATTGCAAGGAGAGCGGACGTGGAGTGATCGGCTCGATCGCTGGCTCTTGCACCCGATTCTCGGGGTCCCGTTGTTCCTGGCAGTTCTCTTTCTTTTGTTCCAAGTGACTTTTAGCTGGGTGGGAACCCCCCTGTCGGATGCCATGGACAGTGCAATCAGCGGCCCTATAGCGGCGGGACTTCAAGCCGCTTTGGAAGCCATGGGAAGCCCCGGGTGGTTTACGGATCTCATGATCCAAGGCATCCTGGGGGGCGTGGGAGCGGTGTTGGTGTTCATTCCCCAGATCGCCGTACTGTTTCTCGGTCTGTCCTTTTTGGAGGATTCCGGTTACATGGCCCGGGCGGCGGTGATTACCGACCGGGTCATGCAAGCCGTGGGGTTGGGAGGGCGGTCCTTCATTCCCATGGTACTCGGTTTCGGGTGTAACGTCCCCGCCATCATGGCCACCCGCACCTTGGAGGACCCCCGGGCGCGGCTGGTGACGGTCCTGGCCATTCCGTTCATGTCCTGCTCGGCCCGGTTGTCCGTCTACGCCCTCCTTGTCCCGGCCTTCTTTGCCCGGCACCAGGCGGAGGTCGTGTTCTTGTTGTACTTGGTCGGCGTGGCGGCAGCCCTGGGGACAGCGTGGCTGTTGGGGAGGCTGGTTGGAACCGGCGACTCGCTCTTTGTCATGGAGCTGCCGCCTTACCACGCCCCCACCGCCCGAAACCTCACTTTGCATACGTGGGACAAGGTGAAGGGGTTCTTGCGCAAGGCGGGAACGATTATTTTTTCCGTGTCGGTGTTGTTGTGGTTTCTCGGGAGGTTTTCGTTTCAGGGAACCGTGCCCGTGGAGCACAGTTTTCTCGCCGGGCTCGGGGGATGGATCGCCCCCTTGTTCGCGCCGATGGATTTTGCCACCTGGCAGGCCGGCGTGGCCTTGATCACGGGATTTTTAGCGAAAGAATTGGTGGTGGCCACGATGGGAGTGGCCTACGGCGCGGGAGAGGCGGCGGGGGGACTCACGGCGCTGTTGCAAGGAGCGTTCACCCCGGCATCGGCGCTGGCGTTTTTATTTTTCGTCCTGTTGTACACGCCGTGTCTCTCCACCGTGGCGGTGATACGCCGGGAAACAGGGTCCTGGAAATGGACGGCCGCCTCGGTGGTGTACAGTGTAAGTCTGGCTTGGGTAGTTTCGCTGGGGGTCTACCATATCGCCAGGTGGTGGATATGA
- a CDS encoding FeoA family protein, translating into MTLNDCPPGTLCTVIDVLAPKDGHRHRLMELGLVPGTDLRVVRRAPFGDPLVIHVRGVQLGIRRKDARFIQVETERRP; encoded by the coding sequence ATGACATTGAACGACTGCCCACCCGGAACACTTTGTACAGTGATCGATGTCCTCGCTCCTAAGGACGGACACCGCCACCGCCTCATGGAACTCGGCCTCGTACCCGGCACCGACCTGAGGGTGGTGCGCCGGGCCCCGTTCGGCGATCCGCTGGTGATTCACGTCCGCGGCGTTCAGCTGGGGATCCGCCGAAAAGATGCCCGGTTCATACAAGTGGAGACGGAGCGACGGCCGTGA